The sequence CTtggttggtttgttgtaggattGGTCGTCAGCGGATGAAGGCGGTGGCTGTGATCCAGATTGGAATAGGAACCTAGGCCTCGTGTCGTCGTCGTCAAGGAACTCCATTGATGCTCGCTGCAAGCTTCACGTTGATTGTGTTCTGAAAAACTGAAAGAAGAAGGTGAAGAAAGACCCTTTAAAAACGTCGTCGTTACGTTCGGACTTTGTTTACCATTTATTTAGTGGGCTGGGAATCTATTAATTTGAGAAAGCCCATAAGAGTATTGTATCGCTGAGCCCAAAAGAAAGAAGCAGAAAGCGAGGAGAAGATCAGCGGCGCAGAGGGATATGTAACTAATGACTGCTGAATTTGATGAGTGATGAGTGATGAGTGATGAGTGATGAGTGATGAGTGATGAGTGATGAGTGATGAGTGATGAGTGATGAGTGATGAGTGATGAGTGATGAGTGATGAGTGATGACGGCCACAGCAGAATAAAATCAGTTGATGGGACAGAACAATTTATCTATTGAGAATGAAGACAAGATTAAACTACTATTGGATACAGATTAGATAAGTATAAAACACCAAGCCAAATAGGCATTTCCAGTCATTGCGAGCTTTCGTGAGATTGGAGAACATAGCAAGGGTTTGGCCGTTTGGActttccaattcccaattccggTTAGGGTTTCCCTTTCTTTCGCATTCGTCCTCACTCTCACAACAGCTAAAACAAAAACATGTGTCATTAAGCTCCATTTTCGTTTATTCTCGTTCCCTTCACTCGTGCTTAGTGCATTGTTGCTTAAATTCCTCGTATGCCTTCCGTTGAGTTCTGAATTTGTTTTGGTACTTAGTAAGTAATTAAGTTCGATTGTGTAACGTGCTGTTTGTTCGTGTTTTGATGGTCATGGACCAATTATCGATTGCTTGCTGTGTTAATTTTGATATGAAAAGTCTGTTTCAAATTGTAATTTTCCGCTTCCCTTGTTATGCAGAATAAGGATTTTAGCGAGGTATCGATGAGTTTAACGGGTACAGAAAGCTCAGAAGATGGTGCAGGGCATCCGGAACCTCCCGATCCTGATGTTCTTGAAGTTGACCCTACCTGTCGCTATATTAGGGTAATGCAGTTCTGATTCagtgtttttattctttttattttcactttttacTTTTTCGAAGACAAATAAAGAAGCATATCATCCGTGCATCAAGCTAATTATCCTTTTTGCATTCGTAACAGTATAAAGAAGTCATCGGCAAAGGAGCTTTCAAAACTGTGTATCCATTGTTTTTTGCTTCCTTAAcatatgttttcttttatttatttattttggattCCGTGGCAGTATTAATTTGTTAGCTGGTTCTTTTACCTTTCCTTTGACTGTTTTTTCTATGCCAAAAAATAATGCAACTAAACTACCAAGCTAATTTAGACCACAGTGCAATGCATTTGTGGTTATGTTTTCCTTAATATGCGATTGATCAGTTACAAGGCTTTTGACGAAGTCAATGGAATTGAAGTTGCATGGAGCCAGGTTCAAATTGATGATGTGCTACAGTCACCAGGTGACTTAGAGAGGTTGTACTCAGAAGTGCATCTCCTGAGATCACTGGAACACGATAACATAGTAAGATTCTACAATTCATGGATTGATGAGAAGCACAAAACTGTTAACATGATTACCGAGTTGTTTACATCGGGCAGCCTCAAACAGTATGTTTCACTATCCTTTTAATATGCATTTTTATCTCTCTGTCTTTTTTCGTGAGCTCAGCCTTTTTGTTAGTGGATGTGATGTATGATTTAGGTATCGGAAAAAACACAAGAAGGTTGACATAAAGGCTATTAAGGGATGGGCAAAACAGATATTAACAGGCTTAAGCTACCTCCACAGTCACAACCCACCAATCATACATAGGGACCTGAAGTGTGATAATATATTTATCAATGGTCATCAGGGAGAAGTTAAAATTGGAGATTTGGGGCTGGCAACTTTCTTGGAGCGAACCAATGCCAAGAGTGTTATTGGTACATTCTTCTATTTTGACAAATTTTATGATGCTCCTATTGATTGTGTATGGTTGAAACATTAACCAAAATTTTGAGGATTTCTCTCATCTCATTAGCTATAAGAATGCTGGTAGACACTTATTTCTTAATTCTTTGTGCTAATACTTAGTGACTTTATAATAGTTGTGTTTACACATATCAAATCTTGGTAGGAACCCCGGAGTTTATGGCACCAGAGTTGTATGATGAAAATTACAATGAATTAGCGGATATATATTCATTTGGTATGTGCATGCTTGAGTTGGTGACTTCTGAATATCCTTATAGTGAATGCAGAAACTCAGCTCAGATATACAAGAAGGTTTCATCTGTGAGTTCTACATCACTTGTAATCTTCTCCAAAACAGCTTATTCCTGGGATTATTCAGACATTATAGACATTTCATTTTTCAGGGTATAAAACCTGTTGCACTTTCTAAAGTCAAAGATCCAGAGGTAAAATCCTTCATTGAAAAATGTCTTGTCCCAGCATCTGAAAGATTGTCTGCAAGGGAGCTTCTGATGCATTCCATTCTTGACTTGAATGGTTCGACAAGGATTCATCCTTTTCCATTACCAGATATTGTTCTTCCCAAATTTGGAGCCTTTGAAGGCCGATGCTTGATGTCAGAAGGTCCTACTAGTGCACGTCATGGAAATATTTCTATGGATCTTGGTGGCATGAGTGAACTACCTGTGATCACCGTATTTGATAACTCTACAGATGACGCATCATCATCTCATTCTCCATCTGTTGAGATAAGAATGCCAAAGGGAGGTGACATATTCTTTCTCAAAGGCCAGGAAAATGATGACAATTCTGTATCATTAGTTCTCCGGATAGCTGATCAGAGTGGTAAGTATAACTTATAACTCAGTCAACCGTTCAAATAAAACTCTTGAATTTATTGGTGAAAAATTGTATACTTTGGTATTTAACTGCAGGAAGGGCAAGAAATATCCATTTTATATTCTACCTTGACACTGATACTGCTGTCTCCGTTTCAAGTGAAATGGTTGAGCAACTTGAGCTTGCTGAACAGAATGTCCTCTTCATAGCTGAGTTAATAGATTTGTTACTGCTGAAGTTGGTTCCTGACTGGAAACCTTGTGTTTCAATTGACCATTTGGTTTCTCCAAATGGTAAATATCATGTGACCCAACGTAGAGCCTTGGAGTCGGCCAAATACCAAGAAATCCCAAAACTTTCCAGCCAAATTGTGCCTCAAGAGTTAGGTGCCTTAACCTCAGCTGGAAGATCAGCTGCAGAAGAGAACCATGATAATATGGATTTTGATGAGGTTGTATCTCAAGAGAGCATTGGTATGCAAAGAGCAACTAAGACAGATGATTTGTGTTCTGAGGTGTCGTATGCTTCAGCAACATCAGAACTCAACGATAATAAGCTTTCTGTGGCTTCATTTATGTCTTCTGCTGAATCAGGACTAGCAGACTTAAACATAACTATACCGAATGGAGGGAGTCAATCCTCATTTGTAACTGAAATTGGGGGATCTCCTGATTACAGGATCAAGTTTTCAGAATTGGGAAGTGATGATACGACGAGCTTCTCTACTCATCCTTCCTCCCTGCTTGAACGCGAGGATGAATTCAGAACAGAGCTAGAAATGATTGAACAGAAGTATCACGAGGTAATTAGATTTTTCCAGAAGAAGATACCAGGCCATCATGGAGATTAGAAGAAGAATGTCAGAAAAGAtgctatcatcatcatcatcatcctcatcatagAATAATCTGTTTTTAGCCCTTTTTTCTGGCGGGGTACATATTTTACCAGTCTTTTATTAGGTAGATTCTGTGTCCCATCCTTCTTTCATTACCGTGACAACTGTAAATAGCACGGTGTGGATGAAAATGTTCTCTTGCCATGGCACTGaaattctattattttatttttctggacGACAAATCAGAAGAGTTTTATGCGGTCTTAGAATAATAAGAGAAATAACACCAAAAAAGAATAATAAGAGAAATTGCGTAGAAAGTATCTCATGGATTGATTTATCTCTAAGTGTTCTCTTGTTTCAACATTTTTTTGGAGATAACAGTTAAAGATCTTTCAGTTTTAATCAGAGTCAAAATGGTTTTTCGGTTTATAAACTAATCAAAATAGCCTTCCACTTTTAAATCGGAAATCAATTTAGTCTCTCTGTCAATCACCAAGTAACGAAAATCTTATGTGGACTGTTAACTTTTACACTAGTATAATATGAGAATGCATTAATCTGATAATCAAAATGAACTCTTTTTAAACTAAAAAtggtttttcaattttaaatcgtAAATCAATTTGGTCTCTCTGTCAGTCACCAAGTAATGAAAACTTTATGTGGACCGTTAACTTTTACTCTAGCATAACAAGAGACGTGTTGAGATGGAGTAAAAGGATACAATCAATTTAGTCTCCCATATTTAGGACTAAGAGTTTGTTTGGGTGagtttctaagaaaagatcttttcttgagttatctttttttaaaagatcttatgaaaaagtaaaagtaattttatgtttgggtatctcatgcaaaaagatctttttatttatcaattatgtttgggtacaaagatataaaagtacttttttgttaatttattagatgaaaaacatctttttttttttaaagaaaaaaatcttttaaaaaaagatgtaaattacaacttctcaaaaaagatcttttttttatttttctagtgcttttacttttactactagaaatttgccaaacacactaaaaaaattaaaaaaaatatttttttatcaaaataatggcgcccaaacaagcactAAATTTGATCAAACGCCAACTCTAAACTCGTATAATGGTCTTCTTCCTTCCATGATTTGCCACAAATCCAAACTCTCCCTCCTCCCGTATTTGAAAATAGAGTTCTTATTATCATGAATGTGGgtgaaaaactgaaaataaagCTCATTCTAATAGTAGTTTCACCACCTAAAGTGTGAGTTGCCGCAAGTCAATGGTTATGTGGTATCCCTGCAGGCTGCCTATAACCATAAGGAAGGCAAGAACCCTAGAGAATTGCAGATGACAGTTCTATAGATGTCGAAATTATGACGTGAACTTCTTTATCCATTAAACTcctgagtatgttaattattgtTGTATGATTTTGTTGAGATGAGATGTTGCTATTTCTTCCTAGATTGATGAGCTATGGAATTTTTTACGTGGGTTGATTGAGACAATGAAATCCAAATATGGGGAAATCACAACAAAACATGGGAGGCTAGAACATACATCTACATGAAGTTCATTTTGGTCATTCTTAGATAAAATTTATAACTGGCCACAAGGATTGACAGCTAAAGTTTGCTCGTCAAATAGAGCTTTTAGAAATTGATATCAAGATTGTTAAACTGATGGTATTTGTATTGGAATAATGTTGTTGATCTAGTATGGTGGAATAACTTAGAAAGGAAATAGAAACAGTTGTTATGGAGATGTTGGTTGGTAAAGTGTTTGATATTTGGTGATTGGCTTTGTTGCACGTAGGATGGCAATGACTTTCCATGGGAAGGGGACGCCTCAGTCTCCGTCTAGTAAAATGCTTCGGTctctattctatttttattacgagtttctatttatttttctcaGCCGGGGAGATACTCATGGATATCATGGATATCCATGATATTAttaagttttgaatttttttttataaaaaaattaacacaacTATAATACAATCTTATACAATTCAACTAAATATATCAATCAAACAcaatttaaatacaaatttaacataataacatacacataaaatttttaatatttatgttagaaacaagagagtaATTTAAAGAAAGTGTTTTATATAT is a genomic window of Arachis ipaensis cultivar K30076 chromosome B06, Araip1.1, whole genome shotgun sequence containing:
- the LOC107604887 gene encoding LOW QUALITY PROTEIN: probable serine/threonine-protein kinase WNK7 (The sequence of the model RefSeq protein was modified relative to this genomic sequence to represent the inferred CDS: inserted 2 bases in 1 codon), which encodes MSLTGTESSEDGAGHPEPPDPDVLEVDPTCRYIRYKEVIGKGAFKTVYKAFDEVNGIEVAWSQVQIDDVLQSPGDLERLYSEVHLLRSLEHDNIVRFYNSWIDEKHKTVNMITELFTSGSLKQYRKKHKKVDIKAIKGWAKQILTGLSYLHSHNPPIIHRDLKCDNIFINGHQGEVKIGDLGLATFLERTNAKSVIGTPEFMAPELYDENYNELADIYSFGMCMLELVTSEYPYSECRNSAQIYKKVSSGIKPVALSKVKDPEVKSFIEKCLVPASERLSARELLMHSILDLNGSTRIHPFPLPDIVLPKFGAFEGRCLMSEGPTSARHGNISMDLGGMSELPVITVFDNSTDDASSSHSPSVEIRMPKGGDIFFLKGQENDDNSVSLVLRIADQSGRARNIHFIFYLDTDTAVSVSSEMVEQLELAEQNVLFIAELIDLLLLKLVPDWKPCVSIDHLVSPNGKYHVTQRRALESAKYQEIPKLSSQIVPQELGALTSAGRSAAEENHDNMDFDEVVSQESIGMQRATKTDDLCSEVSYASATSELNDNKLSVASFMSSAESGLADLNITIPNGGSQSSFVTEIGGSPDYRIKFSELGSDDTTSFSTHPSSLLEREDEFRTELEMIEQKYHEVIXDFSRRRYQAIMEIRRRMSEKMLSSSSSSSS